A stretch of the Mesorhizobium sp. Pch-S genome encodes the following:
- a CDS encoding fumarylacetoacetate hydrolase family protein — translation MKLVTYRASVEAAARLGVIADDLVVDVAALAASQGKNLPVSMLELIDAGRPGLETLRDCLAAANGRFPTGTAVALANVKLLAPIPRPRKNIFGIGLNYVEHVAESAKSLDTSKDLPKQPVIFSKPPTTVIGPGDGIEHNGKITQQLDWEVELAVIIGTTARRVARQDALRHVFGYSVMIDVSARDNRRAGQWIFSKGQDSYAPFGPCIVTADEITDPQTLDLWLTVNGVEKQRSNTRHMLFKVDDLIADISSGITLEPGDIIASGTPEGVGAGRSPQEWMWPGDTIVACVEGIGSLRHPVVDATPE, via the coding sequence ATGAAACTTGTGACCTATCGCGCCTCGGTCGAGGCTGCGGCGCGGCTTGGTGTGATCGCCGATGATCTGGTGGTCGACGTCGCGGCACTGGCTGCGTCGCAGGGCAAAAATCTGCCCGTGAGCATGCTGGAGCTGATCGATGCCGGTCGGCCCGGCCTCGAAACATTGCGCGATTGCCTGGCTGCGGCCAATGGCCGGTTTCCGACCGGAACGGCGGTGGCACTGGCCAATGTGAAGCTGCTGGCGCCGATCCCGAGGCCACGCAAGAACATCTTCGGCATCGGGCTGAACTATGTCGAGCATGTCGCCGAAAGCGCGAAGTCGCTCGACACGTCGAAGGACCTGCCCAAGCAGCCGGTGATCTTCTCCAAACCGCCGACCACGGTCATCGGTCCCGGGGACGGAATTGAGCACAACGGCAAGATCACCCAGCAGCTCGACTGGGAGGTGGAGCTGGCCGTTATCATCGGCACCACGGCCAGACGGGTCGCGAGGCAGGATGCGCTGCGCCACGTCTTCGGTTATTCCGTGATGATCGATGTGTCGGCCCGCGACAACAGGCGTGCGGGACAGTGGATCTTCTCCAAGGGCCAGGACAGCTATGCTCCTTTCGGTCCCTGCATCGTTACCGCGGACGAGATCACGGATCCCCAGACGCTTGATCTCTGGCTTACAGTGAATGGCGTGGAGAAGCAGCGCTCGAACACGCGCCACATGCTGTTCAAGGTTGACGACCTGATCGCGGACATATCCTCGGGCATCACCCTGGAGCCGGGCGACATCATCGCCTCCGGCACACCTGAAGGTGTCGGGGCGGGGCGCAGTCCGCAGGAATGGATGTGGCCTGGCGACACCATCGTCGCCTGCGTGGAAGGCATTGGTTCGCTGCGGCATCCCGTCGTCGACGCAACACCGGAGTAA
- the tssH gene encoding type VI secretion system ATPase TssH yields the protein MEQRRSSQSFKRKELVAKLNSLCQRAFKAAADATKLRGNPYVELVHFIEQLVLSERSDVQMIVADAGVDPSRLTADMTRAVDKLPYGATSIEEFSDHIFHAIQEGWNLATLEFGVEEVRSAHILLACLKTPVLEGLLAKISTEFDKIDADGVISRFAEVTEGSLEAGSPAVAAIAETPVRRGLGADSALAKYATDLTQRARDSKIDPVVGRDPEIRQIVDILMRRRQNNPILTGEAGVGKTAVVEGFALRIAQGDVPPSLQNVSVRMLDVGLMQAGASVKGEFEKRLKAVIDEVQASETPIILFIDEAHTLIGAGGAAGTGDAANLLKPALARGELRTIAATTWAEYKQHIEKDPALTRRFQVVKIDEPAEAVAVLMLRGVAGVLEFHHKVQILDEAIEAAVSLSHRYIPARQLPDKAVSLLDTACARVAVSQHATPAEVEDILRRRQALEVERGIIGREAAIGIDVTDRLAKVEAGLVETETTLAAAQARWDREKLLVSEILDLRARLRGEGLPLDAATGEETAAEPESAEAMAAEEKATKSKDTKAERTRKSKVGNAGAETKGVETENGGSRPEAAADLARLRALMAELVTAQGETPLILPSVDRNAVAAVVQDWTGIPTGRMLSSQTEKALKLAPTLSARVVGQDHAMEMIARRVQTSRAGLGAPEKPVGVFLLCGPSGVGKTETALALAETLYGGEQNLISINMSEFQEAHTVSTLKGAPPGYVGYGKGGLLTEAVRRKPYSVILLDEVEKAHPDVHEIFFQVFDKGMMDDSEGRRIDFKNTLILLTSNVGSEVIMDRTKNGTVRTGIEDLDTALRAPLLKVFPAAFLGRVVTIPYYPLSDSMIEAIARHQFNKIAKRLRATNDAELVIGDGVMDLVKARCTEIESGGRMIDAILTNTLLPELSRGVLSRSLDGEKMTKVIVGASAEGFTYAFE from the coding sequence ATGGAACAGCGCCGGTCTTCACAGAGCTTCAAACGCAAGGAGCTCGTCGCCAAGCTAAACTCTCTCTGTCAGCGGGCGTTCAAGGCGGCCGCAGATGCCACCAAGCTGCGTGGCAATCCTTATGTCGAGCTTGTCCACTTCATCGAGCAGCTGGTGCTTTCCGAGCGCTCGGATGTTCAGATGATTGTCGCCGACGCCGGGGTGGACCCGAGCCGCCTGACCGCCGACATGACCCGTGCCGTCGACAAGCTGCCCTATGGTGCGACCTCCATCGAGGAATTCTCCGACCATATCTTTCACGCGATCCAGGAAGGCTGGAACCTGGCGACGCTGGAGTTCGGCGTGGAAGAAGTGCGCAGCGCCCATATCCTGCTTGCCTGCCTGAAGACGCCGGTGCTCGAAGGCCTGTTGGCGAAGATCAGCACGGAGTTCGACAAGATCGACGCCGACGGAGTCATTTCCCGCTTTGCGGAGGTCACAGAAGGCTCTCTTGAAGCTGGTTCACCTGCCGTTGCCGCAATTGCCGAAACACCGGTGAGACGCGGTTTGGGTGCGGATTCCGCGCTGGCAAAATACGCGACCGATCTCACCCAGCGCGCCCGCGACAGCAAGATCGATCCGGTCGTGGGTCGCGATCCGGAAATCCGGCAGATCGTCGACATCCTGATGCGGCGCCGGCAAAACAATCCGATCCTGACCGGCGAGGCGGGCGTCGGCAAAACGGCTGTGGTCGAGGGTTTTGCCCTGCGCATTGCCCAGGGCGACGTGCCGCCGTCGCTGCAGAACGTCAGCGTCCGCATGCTCGATGTCGGGCTCATGCAGGCCGGTGCCAGTGTGAAGGGGGAGTTCGAAAAGCGGTTGAAGGCGGTTATCGACGAGGTACAGGCCTCCGAAACGCCAATCATCCTGTTCATCGACGAGGCTCATACGCTGATCGGTGCCGGTGGCGCGGCGGGCACCGGCGATGCGGCCAATCTCCTGAAGCCCGCGCTGGCAAGAGGTGAGCTTCGTACCATCGCCGCCACCACCTGGGCCGAATACAAGCAGCACATCGAAAAGGACCCGGCGCTGACACGCCGCTTCCAGGTCGTCAAGATCGACGAGCCGGCGGAAGCCGTGGCCGTGCTGATGCTGCGCGGCGTTGCCGGGGTGTTGGAGTTTCACCACAAGGTGCAGATACTGGATGAGGCGATCGAGGCTGCGGTCTCGCTCTCACATCGTTATATCCCGGCCAGGCAACTGCCGGACAAGGCGGTCAGCCTTCTCGACACTGCTTGCGCCCGCGTGGCCGTCTCGCAGCATGCGACGCCTGCCGAAGTCGAGGACATTCTGCGCCGGCGCCAGGCGTTGGAGGTCGAGCGAGGCATCATCGGTCGCGAAGCCGCAATCGGCATCGACGTCACGGACCGACTGGCCAAGGTCGAGGCCGGGTTGGTGGAGACCGAGACCACCCTTGCTGCTGCCCAGGCGCGCTGGGATCGCGAAAAGCTGCTGGTGAGCGAGATTCTCGACCTGCGCGCCAGGCTGCGCGGCGAGGGTTTGCCCCTGGATGCGGCCACGGGCGAGGAAACGGCGGCAGAACCGGAGAGCGCCGAAGCGATGGCGGCTGAGGAAAAAGCCACCAAAAGCAAGGACACCAAGGCCGAGAGAACCAGGAAATCCAAGGTGGGAAACGCCGGTGCCGAAACAAAAGGCGTCGAGACGGAAAATGGAGGTTCACGGCCGGAAGCGGCAGCTGACCTCGCACGATTGCGCGCCTTGATGGCGGAGCTCGTCACAGCGCAGGGCGAAACGCCCCTGATCTTGCCGTCGGTCGACCGCAATGCCGTCGCGGCGGTGGTTCAGGACTGGACCGGCATTCCGACGGGCCGGATGCTGTCCAGCCAGACCGAGAAAGCCCTGAAGCTCGCTCCCACCTTGTCGGCGCGCGTGGTCGGTCAGGATCACGCGATGGAAATGATCGCCAGGCGCGTGCAGACCAGCCGCGCCGGCCTCGGCGCGCCGGAAAAGCCGGTAGGGGTTTTCCTGCTTTGTGGTCCCTCCGGTGTTGGCAAGACCGAAACCGCGCTGGCATTGGCGGAGACCCTTTATGGCGGCGAGCAGAACCTGATCTCGATCAACATGTCGGAATTCCAGGAAGCGCATACAGTCTCGACGTTGAAAGGGGCGCCGCCCGGCTATGTCGGTTACGGCAAGGGCGGCCTTCTGACCGAGGCGGTGCGCAGAAAGCCCTACTCGGTGATCCTCCTCGACGAGGTCGAGAAGGCGCATCCGGATGTGCACGAGATCTTCTTCCAGGTCTTCGACAAAGGCATGATGGACGACAGCGAGGGGCGTCGCATCGACTTCAAGAACACGCTGATCCTGCTTACGTCGAATGTCGGCTCCGAGGTCATCATGGATCGCACGAAGAACGGGACCGTGCGCACCGGCATCGAAGATCTCGATACGGCGCTGCGTGCGCCGCTGCTGAAGGTGTTTCCGGCGGCGTTCCTCGGTCGCGTGGTGACGATTCCTTACTATCCGCTTTCGGATTCGATGATCGAGGCGATCGCACGGCATCAGTTCAACAAGATCGCAAAGCGCCTGAGAGCCACCAACGACGCCGAGCTGGTGATAGGCGATGGCGTCATGGATCTGGTCAAGGCGCGCTGCACCGAGATCGAATCCGGTGGCCGCATGATCGATGCCATACTGACCAACACGCTGCTGCCGGAGTTGAGCCGCGGCGTACTCAGCCGCTCGCTCGACGGAGAAAAGATGACGAAGGTCATCGTGGGCGCCTCGGCCGAGGGGTTCACCTACGCGTTCGAATAA
- a CDS encoding flavin-dependent oxidoreductase translates to MKILIAGGGIGGLATALCLHAGGIEAEVFEQAPSVRELGVGINVLPHAIKVLATLGLLPALDEAGIRTRELIYTNRFGQTVWRELRGMDAGYDTPQLSIHRGKLLQVLFQAAVERLGPARIHVDHRLVDFQERGDRVVARFERTEGAGSIEADGDALIGADGIHSKVRSTLYPNQRQPIWSGIMIWRGAVEWPTYQDGRTMVIAGSNTSKFVFYPIHADPQKPDRRLTNWAVMARADAAKVPLGRGDWNRPGRLEETLTFVRDKFRLGFIDPVSLIEATGPFYEYPNCDRDPVARWSFGRVSLLGDAAHPMYPVGSNGASQAILDAICLARHLGGVGSIQDALSAYDTERRTATSEIVLANRKGGPEGVIDMIEKRAPHGFDDIEQVATYQEREAIVRGYASMAGFSRDQVNRSKG, encoded by the coding sequence ATGAAAATCCTCATCGCGGGTGGAGGTATAGGCGGGCTCGCAACCGCGCTTTGCCTGCATGCAGGCGGCATCGAAGCAGAGGTGTTCGAACAGGCTCCGTCAGTGCGTGAGCTCGGCGTAGGCATCAATGTGCTACCACATGCGATCAAGGTGTTGGCGACACTTGGTCTTCTACCTGCTCTGGATGAAGCAGGCATCAGAACGCGCGAACTGATCTACACCAACCGCTTCGGGCAGACCGTCTGGCGGGAATTGCGGGGCATGGATGCGGGCTATGATACCCCGCAATTGAGCATCCATCGCGGCAAGTTGCTGCAGGTACTTTTCCAGGCGGCGGTGGAGCGACTGGGTCCGGCGCGTATCCATGTCGATCACAGGCTCGTTGACTTCCAAGAGCGTGGCGATCGTGTGGTGGCGCGATTCGAGCGAACGGAGGGGGCCGGATCGATCGAGGCGGACGGCGACGCGCTCATCGGCGCAGATGGCATCCATTCCAAGGTGCGCTCCACTCTCTATCCCAATCAACGCCAGCCGATCTGGAGCGGCATCATGATCTGGAGAGGAGCGGTCGAGTGGCCAACCTATCAGGACGGCCGGACGATGGTCATCGCCGGCAGCAACACGTCCAAATTCGTCTTCTACCCGATCCATGCGGATCCTCAGAAACCGGACAGGCGCTTGACCAACTGGGCTGTCATGGCACGCGCCGACGCGGCTAAAGTTCCATTAGGACGGGGCGACTGGAACCGCCCCGGACGTCTCGAGGAAACGCTGACCTTCGTGCGCGACAAATTCCGGCTCGGCTTCATCGACCCGGTCAGCCTGATCGAAGCGACGGGGCCTTTCTATGAGTACCCCAACTGCGACCGGGATCCCGTGGCGCGCTGGTCGTTCGGAAGGGTAAGTCTGCTCGGTGACGCTGCCCATCCGATGTATCCGGTCGGTTCAAACGGCGCCAGCCAGGCGATCCTCGACGCGATCTGCCTGGCCAGGCATCTGGGCGGTGTCGGATCGATCCAAGATGCGCTGAGTGCCTACGATACGGAACGCCGTACAGCGACAAGCGAAATCGTGCTGGCCAATCGCAAGGGAGGACCCGAGGGCGTCATCGATATGATCGAAAAGCGCGCGCCTCACGGCTTCGACGACATCGAGCAAGTCGCGACTTACCAGGAACGCGAGGCCATCGTGCGCGGTTATGCATCGATGGCCGGCTTCTCCAGGGACCAGGTCAATCGGAGCAAGGGCTAG
- the tssA gene encoding type VI secretion system protein TssA yields the protein MIDIALWLNPLNGENPSGEDLRNEQAFHELERLTEPQLKLVHDGTGKPSSQSTPVDWAAVLEKADELRSRGRDLRLLVIVARALANEEGLAGLAQGLTLISRTFDQHWDTMHPTLRANAAPRDAALRRINALLDLQNGQEGLLANLRETIFFSPRQVGPISGRDLEKSALDERVMLQEAASGLNAAEKAALVGAHNQLLNRVRSGCAAQTDQADDVMSSLLADARSAITALDEVDAALNKRIEGNGPVIPELKRFLQRLLTTLERNSPAGPVANGAVKPTPPPEEPVSPARNGHGAETMASVASLVEPGVGLPDRISSRDDVVKCLDLVVAFYDRTEPSSPIPHLARRVRRMVHMDFVELMEDLAPSGLKEFRLLAGVPDPKKPAQKDER from the coding sequence GTGATTGATATCGCACTCTGGCTGAATCCTCTGAACGGTGAGAATCCGTCAGGGGAGGATTTGCGCAACGAGCAGGCCTTTCACGAGCTCGAGCGTCTTACCGAACCGCAGCTCAAACTTGTCCACGACGGCACCGGCAAGCCCTCATCGCAGTCCACGCCGGTGGACTGGGCCGCAGTCCTCGAAAAGGCGGACGAGCTTCGCTCTCGTGGCCGGGATCTGCGCCTTCTGGTCATTGTCGCGCGGGCCCTCGCCAACGAAGAAGGGCTGGCAGGACTGGCGCAGGGCCTGACCCTCATCTCCAGGACCTTCGACCAGCATTGGGACACGATGCATCCGACATTGCGCGCCAATGCAGCGCCGCGCGATGCCGCCTTGCGCCGCATCAATGCGCTGCTGGATCTCCAGAACGGACAGGAAGGCCTGTTGGCCAACCTGAGAGAGACGATCTTTTTCTCGCCGCGTCAGGTCGGACCGATCAGCGGACGCGACCTGGAGAAAAGCGCGCTCGATGAGCGCGTCATGCTGCAGGAGGCGGCTTCCGGGTTGAACGCAGCCGAGAAGGCTGCGTTGGTCGGTGCCCACAACCAGCTTTTGAACCGCGTGCGGAGCGGCTGTGCGGCACAGACGGATCAGGCTGATGATGTGATGTCCTCGCTGCTCGCCGATGCCCGCTCCGCCATCACGGCGCTCGATGAGGTCGACGCAGCCTTAAACAAGCGCATCGAAGGCAATGGCCCGGTCATCCCGGAATTGAAGCGATTCCTGCAGCGTTTGCTGACGACCCTGGAACGGAATTCGCCGGCCGGCCCCGTGGCCAATGGAGCCGTAAAACCAACCCCGCCGCCGGAAGAACCGGTGTCGCCCGCCCGAAACGGTCATGGAGCCGAAACGATGGCAAGCGTGGCAAGCCTAGTGGAACCAGGTGTCGGGCTGCCCGACCGGATCAGCTCGCGCGACGATGTCGTCAAATGCCTCGACCTTGTCGTGGCCTTCTACGACCGCACGGAGCCATCGAGCCCGATACCGCATCTTGCCCGCCGTGTGCGCCGGATGGTGCACATGGATTTCGTTGAACTGATGGAAGATCTCGCCCCGTCCGGGCTGAAGGAATTCCGGCTGCTCGCCGGCGTTCCCGATCCCAAGAAGCCGGCCCAGAAGGATGAAAGGTAA
- a CDS encoding GntR family transcriptional regulator — translation MTLAEKAYDALRHDIIRGELAPGRPLRLSDLSERYDMGFSPLREALNRLHAERLVTAESLRGFRVAPLSLDELHDAVNVRIKVECDALRASIELGDDNWAAGIVSALYALNLQVGRTGPDADIWTLEARHYAFHRALLAACNSPWTLEFFERLYAATERYRIPTLLAATHPAGRDVQAEHSALAEATLARDADKATALLEAHYRRTADHLSSVFGTDKPSDMAMAV, via the coding sequence ATGACTCTTGCCGAGAAGGCCTACGACGCCCTGCGTCACGATATCATTCGCGGCGAGCTGGCGCCTGGGCGCCCGCTGCGCCTTTCCGATCTCAGCGAGCGTTATGACATGGGATTCTCGCCCCTGCGGGAGGCCCTCAATCGGCTGCATGCCGAGCGCCTGGTGACGGCGGAATCCCTGCGCGGCTTCCGCGTTGCACCGTTGTCGCTCGATGAGCTGCACGACGCCGTGAACGTGCGCATCAAGGTCGAATGCGACGCGCTTCGCGCTTCGATCGAGCTCGGCGACGACAACTGGGCGGCAGGCATCGTATCAGCACTCTACGCGCTCAACCTGCAGGTCGGCCGGACCGGCCCGGACGCCGATATCTGGACGCTCGAAGCTCGGCACTACGCTTTCCACCGAGCCCTGCTGGCAGCCTGCAATTCACCCTGGACGCTGGAGTTCTTCGAGCGCCTCTACGCCGCAACCGAGCGTTACCGAATTCCGACGCTGCTGGCAGCAACCCACCCTGCCGGGCGCGATGTCCAGGCGGAACACAGTGCATTGGCTGAAGCGACCCTGGCGCGCGATGCCGACAAGGCGACGGCGCTTCTGGAGGCACACTACCGGAGAACGGCCGACCACCTGAGCAGTGTCTTCGGCACGGATAAGCCGAGCGACATGGCCATGGCGGTCTGA
- a CDS encoding DMT family transporter — translation MNVVAPSLLLGLDTLLERLASFGPQARAAGLTLGSVLLWATWPTLATVANPAPPFLIFGLAAAVGFVVSFGVSTAQGKAAGFFATSLRTLAIVTIGLLANNILYLLAINRIGPAEANVISYLWPVLLVAIMARLRRQRLGRVQGLGIAVAFIGAAVAIGPAFENSFDAAGILLAFFSGLIFAIYAAVRSYGRETHDVVGPSMGLLAVLSLGLHWAFEPSASLSLPQWLAIAGIGIAPLTLSNALWDRAVRTGYTAMISGLAYLTPLASLVLLAVFGVGTVTVYVAAGGLLVVTGALAASGFLPRGRNPRA, via the coding sequence ATGAACGTCGTCGCGCCGTCCCTGCTTCTTGGCCTCGATACGCTCCTTGAACGATTGGCTTCCTTTGGTCCGCAGGCGCGGGCTGCCGGCCTCACGCTCGGGTCGGTGCTGTTGTGGGCAACATGGCCGACGCTGGCGACCGTGGCGAACCCGGCGCCTCCGTTTCTCATATTCGGGCTGGCCGCCGCAGTCGGCTTCGTCGTTTCGTTCGGCGTCTCGACGGCGCAAGGCAAGGCAGCCGGTTTCTTTGCCACATCACTTCGAACACTGGCCATCGTGACGATCGGCCTGTTAGCCAACAACATTCTCTATCTGCTGGCCATAAACAGGATCGGACCGGCGGAAGCCAACGTGATCTCCTATCTCTGGCCTGTGCTGCTGGTCGCGATCATGGCACGGCTTCGGAGGCAGCGGCTCGGGCGGGTGCAGGGGCTGGGGATCGCAGTTGCCTTCATCGGAGCGGCTGTTGCGATCGGGCCTGCCTTCGAGAACAGCTTTGATGCGGCCGGCATCTTGCTCGCCTTCTTCAGCGGTCTCATCTTTGCCATCTATGCCGCCGTCCGCTCGTACGGACGCGAGACACATGATGTAGTGGGGCCCTCCATGGGGTTGCTTGCCGTCCTGTCACTCGGTCTTCATTGGGCTTTCGAGCCATCTGCGAGCCTCTCGCTCCCTCAGTGGCTGGCCATCGCGGGTATCGGCATCGCACCGTTGACGCTTTCCAACGCCTTGTGGGATCGCGCGGTCCGGACGGGCTATACGGCGATGATCTCAGGCCTCGCCTATCTGACGCCGCTGGCTTCCCTTGTCTTGCTCGCCGTTTTCGGCGTCGGCACCGTGACGGTCTATGTTGCGGCGGGCGGGCTTTTGGTCGTCACGGGTGCATTGGCTGCCTCCGGTTTCCTGCCGCGTGGCAGGAACCCCCGCGCTTAA
- the tssB gene encoding type VI secretion system contractile sheath small subunit, giving the protein MPAESKAKVIERNRAPRVQIAYDVETYGSPTTIELPFVMAVMADLSGASQTKEASKSVLDRNFVETDANRFPKFMEAMGPRVKARVKNTLPQAEGAERDEELAVDLTFSKMGDFAPDKVAEQVPQLAEILKMRRQLEELLGFMDGRVDAEKRIAQLLNNEPLLSRIASQAMSDDDKAEE; this is encoded by the coding sequence ATGCCAGCAGAGAGCAAAGCTAAGGTCATCGAAAGAAACCGCGCCCCGCGCGTGCAGATCGCCTACGATGTTGAGACCTACGGCAGCCCGACGACGATCGAATTGCCGTTCGTCATGGCTGTGATGGCGGACCTTTCCGGTGCCTCACAGACCAAGGAAGCGTCGAAGTCGGTTCTGGACCGCAACTTCGTCGAGACCGACGCCAATCGCTTCCCCAAGTTCATGGAAGCCATGGGGCCTCGCGTGAAGGCGCGCGTGAAGAACACGTTGCCGCAAGCCGAGGGTGCCGAGCGCGACGAAGAGCTGGCCGTCGATCTCACCTTTTCCAAGATGGGGGATTTCGCGCCGGACAAGGTGGCCGAGCAGGTGCCGCAATTGGCCGAGATCCTCAAGATGCGCCGCCAGCTCGAAGAACTGCTCGGCTTCATGGACGGTCGGGTCGATGCCGAAAAGCGCATCGCGCAACTTCTGAACAACGAGCCGCTGCTGAGCAGGATCGCCAGCCAGGCGATGTCCGATGACGACAAGGCGGAGGAATGA
- a CDS encoding cupin domain-containing protein — MTNSHENHREDVVGRANVEDTPELLAYYGDLERFSAGALWTVANKIEPWEPKSQSVPVVWRYRDLREHVLRSVQLVTPEKAGRRVIYLNNPGRTEFAAAVGWLYAGLQVMNPGEVASAHRHSASAIRFIMEGSGAYTVVDGHKMTLGANDFVLTPNGTWHEHGVEATGSPCIWQDGLDIPFVNAMEANFYEVHPDLRQAVGFAVDDMTKTWGNPGLKPTGQGWDKGYSPMFKYEWAPTYEALTKYSACTEGSPFDGVLMEYVNPVTQGPVMQTMGASMQMLRPGEHTKAHRHTGSGLYHVAKGRGHSIINGRRYDWQEHDIFCVPSWAWHEHVNSSQSDDACLFCLSDLPVMRALGLYREQAFADNGGFQPLL; from the coding sequence ATGACAAATTCGCACGAGAACCATCGGGAGGATGTCGTCGGGCGGGCCAATGTCGAGGATACGCCTGAATTGCTGGCGTATTACGGGGACCTCGAGCGTTTCAGCGCCGGTGCGCTCTGGACGGTGGCGAACAAGATCGAGCCGTGGGAGCCGAAATCGCAATCGGTTCCGGTCGTCTGGCGCTATCGCGATCTGCGCGAACACGTTCTCCGTTCGGTACAGCTGGTGACGCCGGAAAAAGCGGGGCGTCGGGTGATCTATCTGAACAATCCCGGCCGAACCGAATTTGCTGCGGCGGTCGGTTGGCTCTATGCCGGGCTCCAGGTGATGAACCCGGGCGAGGTCGCCAGCGCGCATCGACACTCGGCGTCCGCGATCCGTTTCATCATGGAAGGCTCCGGCGCCTATACGGTCGTCGACGGTCACAAGATGACGCTGGGCGCGAATGATTTCGTGCTGACACCCAATGGCACCTGGCACGAACATGGCGTCGAGGCCACCGGCTCGCCCTGCATCTGGCAGGACGGGCTGGACATTCCGTTCGTCAATGCGATGGAGGCGAACTTCTACGAGGTGCATCCGGACCTGCGCCAGGCGGTCGGATTTGCGGTCGACGACATGACCAAGACCTGGGGCAATCCCGGGCTCAAGCCGACGGGGCAGGGCTGGGACAAGGGCTACAGCCCGATGTTCAAATACGAATGGGCTCCGACCTATGAAGCCCTGACGAAGTATTCAGCCTGCACGGAAGGCTCGCCCTTCGACGGCGTGCTGATGGAATATGTGAATCCGGTGACACAGGGACCCGTCATGCAGACTATGGGCGCTAGCATGCAGATGCTGCGTCCGGGCGAGCACACCAAGGCGCACCGCCATACCGGCAGCGGGCTCTATCATGTCGCCAAAGGCAGGGGCCACTCCATCATCAACGGCAGGCGCTACGACTGGCAGGAGCATGACATCTTCTGCGTACCATCCTGGGCGTGGCACGAGCATGTCAACAGCTCGCAAAGTGACGATGCCTGCCTGTTCTGCCTGTCCGATCTTCCGGTGATGCGGGCGCTCGGCCTCTACCGCGAGCAGGCTTTCGCTGACAATGGCGGTTTCCAGCCGCTGCTCTAG
- the ftsZ gene encoding cell division protein FtsZ, producing MTAKPEILEMKPKITVFGVGGAGGNAINNMIAEGLQGVEFVAANTDAQALTMSKSSRLIQLGAHVTEGLGAGSIPQVGGAAAEESIDEVMDHLAGTHMCFITAGMGGGTGTGAAPVIARAARDAGILTVAVVTKPFAFEGRRRMQAAEEGIERLRESADTVIVIPNQNLFRIADAKTTFADAFVMADGVLNAGVRCITDLIVKEGLINLDFADVRSVMKDMGRAMMGTGEATGEGRSKAAAEAAIANPLLDEASMTGARGLLVSICGGTDMTLFEVDEAATRIREEVDANADIIVGAIFDPALSGKFRVSVVATGLRNSVDAAQLQQRIA from the coding sequence ATGACCGCCAAGCCTGAAATACTGGAGATGAAGCCCAAGATTACGGTCTTCGGGGTCGGCGGCGCCGGTGGAAATGCCATCAACAATATGATCGCCGAAGGCTTGCAAGGCGTGGAGTTCGTCGCCGCCAACACCGACGCCCAGGCGCTGACCATGTCGAAGTCCTCGCGGCTGATTCAACTGGGCGCGCATGTTACCGAGGGCTTGGGCGCTGGCTCCATTCCGCAGGTCGGCGGAGCAGCTGCGGAGGAATCCATCGACGAAGTCATGGATCACCTGGCAGGAACGCATATGTGTTTCATCACGGCCGGGATGGGCGGCGGCACAGGGACGGGTGCGGCGCCCGTCATTGCGCGCGCGGCACGCGATGCCGGCATCCTGACGGTGGCTGTCGTCACCAAGCCTTTCGCCTTCGAAGGCAGGCGCAGGATGCAGGCTGCGGAGGAAGGAATAGAACGTCTGCGCGAGAGCGCCGACACAGTGATCGTCATCCCGAACCAGAACCTTTTCAGGATCGCTGACGCCAAGACCACGTTTGCCGATGCATTCGTGATGGCGGATGGCGTGCTCAACGCGGGTGTCCGGTGCATCACCGATCTCATCGTCAAGGAAGGCCTGATCAATCTCGACTTTGCCGATGTGCGGTCGGTGATGAAGGACATGGGGCGCGCGATGATGGGGACAGGTGAAGCGACCGGAGAAGGGCGTTCAAAGGCGGCAGCGGAAGCTGCAATCGCCAATCCGCTGCTCGACGAGGCGTCGATGACAGGCGCCAGGGGCCTGCTCGTCTCCATCTGCGGCGGCACCGACATGACGCTGTTCGAAGTCGACGAGGCCGCGACAAGGATACGGGAAGAGGTCGATGCCAATGCCGACATCATCGTCGGTGCCATCTTCGATCCGGCCTTGTCGGGAAAATTCCGGGTGTCGGTCGTGGCGACCGGTTTGCGCAACAGTGTCGATGCGGCACAGCTTCAGCAACGGATCGCCTGA